One genomic region from Patescibacteria group bacterium encodes:
- the rpmA gene encoding 50S ribosomal protein L27 produces MAHTKAGGSTTLGRDSQSKRLGVKLFAGQPAKAGMVLVRQRGTRFFPGKGVKKGGDDTLFATQNGIVKFYQRWRKSFTGKLKLGRYISVE; encoded by the coding sequence ATGGCTCATACAAAAGCAGGCGGCTCTACAACACTAGGCCGCGATTCACAAAGTAAACGTTTAGGAGTTAAACTTTTTGCCGGACAACCAGCCAAGGCTGGTATGGTTTTGGTTAGACAGCGCGGTACCCGCTTTTTCCCTGGTAAAGGTGTTAAAAAAGGCGGCGATGATACCTTGTTCGCCACTCAAAACGGCATAGTAAAATTTTACCAACGCTGGCGCAAAAGCTTTACTGGTAAGTTAAAACTTGGTCGCTACATCAGCGTGGAATAA
- a CDS encoding CTP synthase translates to MSTKYIFVTGGVCSGLGKGTAMASIGAILKTAGYSVTVLKLDPYLNIDPGTMSPFQHGEVFVTDDGYEADLDLGHYERFIDEPLSRLSNLTTGQVYQKILLDEREGAYLGRTIQVIPHITGFIKNKITETAQRTKADFLLIEIGGTVGDIEGEPYLEAARQFHRESGPDNVMFALVTLLPHLETSEEYKTKPTQMAVRELHRAGIQPDIILARAAKKIPKDVLHKIALFCDVPLPNALPCPTLKSIYEVPLDLEKNNVSELIYKHFKLKPKKVDLSAWRTLVRRIHNPKAKKITVALVGKYTAHGDAYISVHEALKAASAWQASKLNIIDIDSEKLESKDKKEWTRLKQADGIVVPGGFGNRGIEGKIMAAAYARDNKIPYFGLCLGMQIMCIEFGRRLLNTKEVNSTEFDNKTANPVIHIMPEQRQNLEAKHLGASMRLGAYNCQLQAKSKAYSAYTSKVAPQAVPLTEHKDGTATISERHRHRYEFNNEYRHSFQEAGMIFSGLNKERDLVEVAELADHPFMLGTQFHPEFQSRPLRPHPLFRDFIKACLKK, encoded by the coding sequence ATGTCCACCAAATACATTTTTGTAACCGGCGGAGTTTGTTCGGGTTTGGGTAAGGGCACGGCCATGGCTTCTATTGGTGCTATTTTAAAAACAGCCGGTTACAGCGTTACAGTTTTAAAATTAGACCCTTATTTGAATATTGATCCCGGGACCATGAGCCCGTTTCAACACGGCGAAGTTTTTGTAACCGACGATGGTTATGAAGCGGATTTGGATTTAGGACATTATGAAAGATTTATTGACGAGCCTTTGTCTCGTTTATCTAACTTAACCACTGGTCAGGTTTATCAAAAAATTCTATTAGACGAACGGGAGGGGGCTTATTTAGGCCGAACTATTCAGGTAATCCCGCATATTACCGGTTTTATAAAAAATAAAATAACCGAAACGGCCCAGCGCACCAAAGCGGATTTTTTGTTAATAGAAATTGGCGGTACAGTCGGCGATATTGAAGGGGAGCCGTATTTGGAAGCGGCTCGGCAGTTTCATCGTGAATCTGGTCCGGACAACGTAATGTTCGCCTTGGTAACGCTGTTGCCGCATTTGGAAACTTCGGAAGAATATAAAACCAAACCTACACAAATGGCCGTTAGAGAATTGCATCGGGCCGGTATTCAGCCGGATATAATTTTGGCTCGGGCGGCTAAAAAAATTCCCAAAGATGTTTTGCATAAAATTGCTTTGTTTTGCGATGTGCCTTTGCCCAACGCCTTGCCTTGTCCGACTTTAAAGTCTATTTATGAAGTGCCTTTGGATTTGGAAAAAAATAATGTGTCTGAACTTATTTACAAACATTTTAAATTAAAACCGAAAAAAGTTGATTTGTCAGCTTGGCGAACTTTAGTGCGTCGGATTCATAATCCCAAGGCCAAAAAAATAACTGTGGCTTTGGTGGGTAAGTACACGGCACACGGCGATGCTTACATTAGTGTTCATGAAGCTTTAAAGGCGGCTAGCGCTTGGCAGGCATCTAAATTAAATATTATTGATATTGATTCGGAAAAATTAGAAAGCAAGGATAAAAAAGAATGGACTCGCTTAAAACAAGCTGATGGTATTGTGGTACCGGGTGGTTTTGGCAATCGGGGGATCGAGGGCAAAATAATGGCGGCGGCTTATGCCAGGGATAATAAGATTCCTTATTTTGGTTTGTGTTTGGGGATGCAAATTATGTGCATTGAGTTTGGTCGTCGTTTGCTTAATACCAAGGAAGTTAATTCTACCGAGTTTGATAATAAAACAGCTAATCCGGTTATTCACATTATGCCAGAACAGCGCCAGAACCTGGAGGCTAAGCATCTGGGCGCTAGTATGCGCTTAGGAGCCTATAATTGCCAATTGCAGGCTAAATCTAAGGCTTATAGCGCTTATACCTCTAAAGTCGCCCCACAGGCCGTGCCCTTAACCGAGCATAAGGATGGCACAGCCACTATTTCCGAGCGCCACCGGCATCGCTATGAATTTAATAATGAGTACCGCCATAGTTTTCAGGAAGCTGGTATGATTTTTTCCGGGTTAAACAAGGAACGTGATTTGGTGGAAGTAGCTGAATTAGCCGATCATCCTTTTATGTTGGGTACGCAGTTTCACCCTGAGTTTCAATCTCGGCCTTTGCGCCCACATCCTTTGTTTAGGGATTTTATAAAAGCCTGTTTGAAAAAGTAA
- the rplI gene encoding 50S ribosomal protein L9, whose translation MKIIFLKDVPNIGKKNQTKEVSDGFALNYLLPNKLAIRATSQTLKQAELNIAKQKKQLLAQVNLLTETKQRLQGLVINLQAKASSASTLYAAVSAEQVLAAINKAGGLKLEASQIIGCHNIKTIGSHTVKVNLASNESVNLKVIIEAE comes from the coding sequence ATGAAAATTATTTTCTTAAAAGACGTACCTAATATCGGTAAAAAAAATCAGACCAAAGAGGTAAGCGACGGCTTTGCTTTGAATTATTTATTGCCTAATAAGTTAGCTATTAGGGCCACTAGCCAAACTCTAAAACAGGCGGAACTTAATATTGCTAAGCAAAAAAAACAACTATTGGCTCAAGTTAATTTACTTACCGAAACTAAGCAACGTTTGCAGGGTTTGGTAATTAATTTACAAGCCAAAGCTTCGTCGGCTAGTACGTTGTATGCAGCTGTTTCGGCCGAGCAGGTGTTGGCGGCTATTAATAAGGCGGGCGGTTTAAAGTTAGAAGCCAGCCAAATAATCGGTTGTCATAATATAAAAACTATTGGTAGCCATACGGTTAAGGTAAATTTGGCTTCTAACGAGTCAGTCAATCTAAAAGTAATAATTGAAGCAGAATAA
- a CDS encoding acylphosphatase encodes MIRRRYSLQGQVQGINLRWQVKTKAEQLKISGWVHNELNSTSVTLVVQGPAEVIQVFDGWLRRDIKLANLKSVKFINEVVIKEPDFFIII; translated from the coding sequence ATGATTAGGCGGCGTTATAGTTTGCAGGGCCAGGTGCAGGGGATAAATTTAAGGTGGCAGGTTAAAACTAAAGCGGAGCAGTTAAAAATTAGCGGTTGGGTGCACAACGAGCTAAACAGCACCAGTGTTACTTTGGTTGTTCAAGGTCCAGCAGAGGTTATCCAAGTTTTTGATGGTTGGTTAAGACGGGATATAAAACTGGCTAATTTAAAAAGTGTAAAATTTATTAATGAAGTGGTAATTAAGGAACCAGATTTTTTTATTATAATTTAG
- a CDS encoding S41 family peptidase: MNQKLSFFFKSNFLSRYQRPLPPTLVVVFVLVAFLLGYGWGLNKQTITNIPNGQVTNVNQPAPDYLAKDIDFSLFWKVWQYVHNNYINNSISDTKLFYGAIAGMVQGLEDPYSIYMDPQTAQEFASELAGSFDGIGAEIGVKDQNLVIVAPLPDTPADRAGLKSGDRILAIENTDTTGMAVDKAVRLIRGERGTAVKLLILSKLADQPKIVEIVRDKIVLKIVQSEIKELPSGAKVGYIRLAHFSQNSDILFKEAWTKLLAQGSQSIIFDLRNNPGGFLDQGVAIASHWITEGVVVSEKMPKGEPRDYKSTGAGELVKVPTVVLVNEGSASASEIVTGALQDYGLATIIGQKTFGKGSVQNLEEFPDGSAVKLTVAKWYTPKGRSIDKNGLEPDIKVDFTEEDLKEEKDVQLERALQFLAR, from the coding sequence ATGAATCAAAAGTTGTCTTTTTTCTTTAAGAGTAATTTTCTTAGCCGCTATCAGCGGCCTCTGCCACCGACTTTGGTGGTAGTTTTTGTTTTGGTAGCATTTTTATTGGGTTATGGTTGGGGTTTAAATAAACAAACGATTACTAATATTCCTAATGGCCAGGTGACCAATGTTAATCAGCCGGCGCCGGATTATTTAGCTAAAGATATTGATTTTTCTTTATTTTGGAAAGTTTGGCAATACGTTCATAATAATTACATAAATAATTCCATTAGCGACACTAAATTATTTTATGGGGCTATTGCTGGCATGGTTCAAGGTTTGGAAGATCCTTATTCCATTTATATGGATCCGCAAACTGCTCAAGAATTTGCTAGTGAATTGGCTGGTAGTTTTGATGGTATTGGTGCGGAAATTGGTGTTAAAGACCAGAATTTAGTAATTGTGGCGCCTTTGCCTGATACCCCGGCTGATCGGGCGGGTTTAAAGTCTGGTGATCGAATTTTAGCTATTGAAAATACCGATACCACTGGTATGGCGGTGGATAAGGCCGTTCGGTTAATTAGAGGTGAGCGAGGCACAGCTGTTAAGCTTTTAATTTTATCTAAATTAGCGGATCAGCCGAAAATAGTGGAAATCGTGCGCGATAAAATAGTTTTAAAAATTGTTCAAAGTGAAATTAAAGAATTACCTTCGGGCGCTAAAGTCGGTTATATTAGGTTGGCTCATTTTTCCCAAAATAGTGATATTTTATTTAAGGAAGCTTGGACTAAATTATTAGCCCAAGGTAGCCAGTCGATTATTTTTGATTTACGCAATAATCCGGGTGGTTTTTTGGACCAAGGCGTGGCTATTGCCAGCCACTGGATAACGGAAGGGGTGGTAGTTTCGGAAAAAATGCCTAAAGGTGAACCTCGGGATTATAAAAGCACTGGCGCGGGCGAATTGGTTAAAGTGCCGACAGTGGTTTTGGTAAATGAAGGTTCAGCTTCAGCTTCGGAAATTGTTACGGGCGCTTTGCAAGATTATGGTTTGGCCACCATTATTGGCCAAAAAACTTTTGGCAAAGGTTCGGTGCAAAATTTGGAAGAATTTCCTGATGGTTCGGCTGTTAAATTAACCGTGGCTAAATGGTATACGCCCAAAGGCCGATCGATTGATAAAAACGGTTTGGAGCCAGATATTAAAGTGGACTTTACCGAAGAAGACCTTAAGGAAGAAAAAGATGTTCAATTAGAAAGAGCTTTGCAATTTTTAGCCAGATGA